In the Candidatus Methanoperedens sp. genome, one interval contains:
- a CDS encoding nucleotidyltransferase domain-containing protein — MSNTKPRIDIPRDMIVEFCKKWKIREFSLFGSVLREDFRPDSDVDVLVTFSEDAKHTMFDLVHMEDELKQILGRDVDIVSRRGIESSRNYIRRNAILNSAEAVSLEKIVAAKEKSLFGPMSKTELSDLRDDKDRI; from the coding sequence ATGTCAAATACAAAACCACGCATCGATATCCCAAGAGACATGATTGTTGAGTTTTGCAAAAAATGGAAAATACGAGAGTTCTCCCTGTTCGGCTCGGTGCTTCGAGAAGATTTTCGTCCCGACAGCGATGTTGATGTCCTCGTCACCTTCAGCGAAGATGCAAAACATACAATGTTTGATCTAGTCCATATGGAAGACGAACTCAAACAGATATTAGGGCGCGATGTGGACATAGTCAGCCGCAGAGGTATAGAATCCAGTAGGAATTACATTCGCAGGAATGCTATTTTAAATTCAGCCGAGGCTGTTTCATTGGAAAAGATAGTCGCGGCTAAGGAAAAAAGTCTCTTTGGCCCCATGTCCAAAACCGAATTGTCTGATCTCAGAGACGACAAAGATCGAATATAA
- a CDS encoding PINc/VapC family ATPase has product MNDTFCIVPDTSVIIDGRITAKLKAGEFKEAAVIIPEALVSELEAQANRGRETGFKGLEELKELSDMAKRGEIRLEFTGKRPSLEQIKLASAGEIDSMIRAVAVENNAIFITSDRVQAEVARAKGLNVEYLTPIMEELKPLRIEEFFTHDTLSIHLKENVPPVAKKGSVGKQKLVKIRDKASTDAELHSIIKELIERAKRDPDSHLEIEYEGVMVFQIGSMRIAVAQPPFSDGLEITAVRPVAVVHLDDYRLNKELKKRIIERQRGILVAGPPGAGKSTFAASVAEVLYEQGYIVKTMESPRDLMVPDAITQYAPIKGDMEKTADILLLVRPDYTVYDEVRKTRDFHVFADMRMAGVGMIGVVHATRAVDAIQRLIGRVELGIIPQVVDTVIFIDKGEVSKVYDIKFTVKVPHGMVEQDLARPVITVADFETGKIEYEIYTYGEQVVVMPVGEELERPGTWALAVGEIEKEVQKYARSAVEVEVVSDSSAMVYVSKEDIPAVIGKGGRNIDRIERKLGIHLDIREKEGKWAGKKSKPEITSFVPMVERGKKHVVLSVRGLSGETVDVYSGEDYLFTATVGRKGDVKIGKETDAAYRIMENPSIVTLRISLGT; this is encoded by the coding sequence ATGAACGACACGTTTTGCATAGTCCCTGACACCAGTGTTATCATCGACGGGCGCATAACAGCGAAATTAAAAGCCGGGGAATTTAAGGAAGCCGCAGTCATCATCCCTGAAGCACTCGTGTCTGAACTTGAAGCGCAGGCAAACAGAGGAAGGGAAACAGGTTTCAAAGGGCTTGAAGAATTAAAAGAACTAAGCGACATGGCAAAGAGAGGGGAGATCAGGCTTGAATTCACAGGTAAACGCCCCTCGCTTGAGCAGATAAAACTTGCCTCCGCAGGAGAGATAGATTCCATGATACGCGCGGTTGCGGTCGAGAACAATGCGATTTTTATAACAAGCGACAGGGTGCAGGCAGAGGTGGCACGCGCAAAAGGATTGAATGTAGAATACCTTACTCCGATCATGGAGGAGTTAAAACCCCTTCGCATTGAGGAATTTTTCACTCACGATACCCTTTCAATCCACCTCAAAGAAAATGTCCCGCCAGTGGCTAAAAAGGGCAGCGTGGGCAAGCAAAAGCTTGTAAAAATCAGGGACAAAGCCTCCACCGATGCCGAGCTTCATTCCATCATAAAAGAACTCATCGAAAGGGCAAAACGCGACCCTGATTCGCACCTGGAAATAGAATACGAAGGCGTCATGGTCTTCCAGATAGGCTCGATGCGCATCGCAGTCGCGCAACCCCCGTTTTCTGATGGCTTAGAGATTACGGCTGTTAGACCCGTTGCTGTCGTTCATCTTGATGATTACAGGCTGAACAAGGAGCTTAAAAAAAGGATTATCGAAAGGCAGCGGGGCATACTTGTTGCAGGTCCTCCGGGAGCCGGTAAATCCACATTTGCAGCCAGTGTTGCTGAGGTGCTGTACGAGCAGGGTTATATCGTGAAAACAATGGAATCGCCGAGGGATTTAATGGTGCCCGATGCCATAACCCAGTATGCGCCTATAAAAGGCGATATGGAAAAAACCGCGGATATCCTGCTGCTTGTGAGACCCGACTACACTGTTTACGACGAGGTCAGGAAAACCCGGGATTTCCATGTGTTTGCGGACATGAGGATGGCAGGCGTTGGTATGATCGGCGTTGTTCATGCCACAAGAGCTGTTGACGCAATCCAGCGGCTCATCGGGCGGGTCGAACTCGGGATAATACCCCAGGTGGTGGATACCGTGATTTTCATAGATAAAGGCGAGGTTTCCAAGGTTTATGACATCAAGTTCACGGTAAAAGTGCCGCACGGCATGGTGGAGCAGGATCTGGCACGACCGGTAATTACGGTGGCAGATTTTGAAACCGGGAAAATAGAATACGAGATATACACATACGGGGAGCAGGTCGTGGTGATGCCTGTGGGTGAGGAACTGGAACGTCCAGGCACATGGGCTCTGGCGGTCGGGGAGATAGAGAAGGAAGTTCAGAAATATGCGCGCAGCGCGGTTGAGGTTGAGGTGGTGTCGGATTCAAGCGCAATGGTGTATGTTTCCAAGGAAGATATCCCGGCTGTCATAGGGAAAGGCGGCAGGAATATAGACAGGATAGAAAGAAAGCTTGGGATTCACCTTGATATTCGTGAAAAGGAAGGAAAATGGGCAGGAAAGAAAAGCAAACCCGAGATTACAAGTTTTGTACCCATGGTTGAGCGCGGGAAGAAGCATGTGGTTCTTTCGGTCAGAGGATTATCAGGCGAAACCGTGGATGTGTATAGCGGCGAAGACTATCTTTTCACCGCGACCGTGGGACGAAAAGGTGATGTCAAAATAGGAAAGGAAACGGATGCTGCGTATCGGATAATGGAAAATCCTTCCATTGTAACACTGCGGATAAGCCTTGGAACATGA
- a CDS encoding DNA-directed RNA polymerase subunit L — MELTILNKTENEINIRVAGETHTLLNVLKTALLNNKHVEIATYDIKHPTISEPVLFVRTDGADPIEVITKASKEITKECDEFIKLFKKKI, encoded by the coding sequence ATGGAACTTACAATACTCAACAAGACAGAAAATGAAATAAATATAAGAGTGGCTGGGGAGACGCATACCCTGCTTAATGTGCTCAAGACTGCTTTGCTGAACAACAAACATGTTGAAATAGCAACGTATGACATAAAACATCCCACAATCAGCGAACCTGTGCTTTTTGTGAGGACGGACGGCGCTGACCCCATAGAAGTGATAACAAAAGCATCCAAGGAAATTACCAAGGAGTGCGACGAGTTTATTAAGCTTTTCAAGAAAAAAATATAG
- a CDS encoding glutamate-5-semialdehyde dehydrogenase, whose product MSTPLLTKVTLASSASIPLASVPGAVKNKALTAMAQALDSNRDKIISANKKDIAAAEKLVEAGKLSKALIKRLKVDDTKIDEMIAGIRDVIKFEDPVGKTLSALELDTGLELFQVSCPIGLIGVIFESRPDVVPQIMSLCLKSGNATIFKGGSEAAYSNRALFDVLVNAIEGMEGMPKGAFALMETREEVNEMLKLDEYINLIIPRGSNEFVKYIQDNTRIPVLGHSSGICHVYVDSEADLKKALDVCYDAKVQYPAVCNAMETMLVHKDIAERFLPEIGKKYHEAGVELRCDERSFKLLKDLGFLKALLHATEEDWRTEYNDLILSIKIVDSLDEGIDHVNKYGSHHTDAIVTEDKSNASRFIELVDSSSVMWNASTRFSDGYRYGKGAEVGISTNKIHARGPVGMEGLLIYKYALLGKGHKVADYVGKSARKYTHKKLNASLADKMGQG is encoded by the coding sequence ATGTCCACACCCCTCCTCACCAAAGTAACCCTCGCAAGCTCCGCCTCCATCCCCTTAGCCAGTGTGCCCGGCGCTGTAAAGAACAAAGCCCTCACGGCAATGGCGCAGGCTTTGGACTCAAACAGGGACAAAATAATCTCTGCCAACAAAAAAGACATTGCAGCGGCAGAGAAACTCGTCGAGGCAGGCAAGCTCTCAAAGGCTCTCATTAAAAGGCTGAAAGTTGATGATACCAAGATAGACGAGATGATAGCAGGCATCAGGGATGTCATCAAATTCGAAGACCCGGTTGGGAAAACGCTCTCGGCACTTGAATTAGACACCGGTCTTGAACTTTTCCAGGTAAGCTGCCCGATTGGACTAATCGGTGTAATATTCGAATCCCGTCCCGACGTTGTGCCGCAGATAATGTCCTTATGCCTCAAAAGCGGCAATGCCACCATCTTCAAAGGAGGAAGCGAGGCGGCTTATTCCAACAGGGCGCTCTTTGATGTGCTCGTAAACGCCATCGAGGGCATGGAAGGCATGCCAAAAGGCGCATTTGCGCTCATGGAAACGAGGGAAGAGGTTAACGAGATGCTGAAACTCGATGAGTACATAAACCTCATCATTCCAAGAGGCTCGAACGAGTTCGTGAAATACATACAGGATAATACGCGGATTCCTGTGCTGGGACACTCCTCTGGGATTTGCCATGTGTATGTGGACAGCGAGGCAGACCTGAAGAAAGCCCTCGATGTATGCTATGATGCCAAAGTCCAGTACCCTGCAGTGTGCAATGCCATGGAAACAATGCTCGTGCATAAGGATATTGCAGAAAGGTTTCTCCCTGAGATTGGGAAAAAATACCACGAGGCAGGCGTCGAGCTTCGGTGCGATGAGCGCTCATTCAAGCTTTTAAAAGATCTGGGATTCTTAAAAGCCCTACTTCATGCCACTGAAGAGGACTGGAGGACGGAGTATAACGACCTGATACTTTCCATAAAAATTGTGGATTCGCTGGATGAGGGTATAGACCATGTCAACAAATACGGCTCCCACCATACGGATGCCATTGTGACAGAGGACAAAAGTAATGCTTCAAGGTTCATCGAGCTTGTGGACTCATCCAGCGTGATGTGGAACGCTTCAACGAGATTTTCGGACGGTTACAGGTACGGGAAAGGCGCGGAGGTGGGTATCAGCACGAACAAGATACATGCCCGCGGACCCGTGGGGATGGAAGGGCTTCTGATATACAAGTACGCACTTCTGGGAAAGGGGCATAAAGTTGCGGATTATGTTGGAAAGAGTGCAAGGAAATATACACACAAAAAGCTGAATGCAAGCCTTGCAGATAAAATGGGTCAAGGATGA
- a CDS encoding PHP domain-containing protein, whose protein sequence is MEDIETLDNGAKFYKCDLHIHTPASYDFTEKTITPKDIIETAIKKGLKVIAITDHNTSKWCKDLIEAAKGTELCILPGVEITCSDGIKNIHLIALFPKDKSKRIQDLLSKIKINVEEQENPTGETHSEYNVVNVLNVIKELGGFAIAPHADSVNGIASGKEGIPRVDIIKHPALMSVETKNEKTKKCLDGSDSVYNRKLACIRSSDNHSLDGIGSESTFIKLDMLDFEGLRQAFLDPDSRIREVEESIEYPLIIGMIFEGGFLDGHVLHFNKNLNCLIGSRGTGKSTIIELLRYALNDSPDEMLQKVETQRQGLIKYTLGDGGKVTVFIKTSAGQVYQIERAFDDETKILDDKGNQIQVSVNDLFKIEAYSQEEVVEIAKKPSIQLDMIDSHADIKDLVTEKETIKKKLKKNAKELGEEIAQVDEWSTEVAQLGIINHQLMVLDEHGLKDRLKIQRIWENDKRIIQKIREEIEKEIKRCDDWCSIDSVEVPVASDEFANPKVIELCRNALIEAKQKQMALKKEELKIWQTTKINFEKFLMEWNKNYTNQKEAYRELLKQLQKEGIQEPSNYLKLEDRKKDLELLANRVEEKRKSIKKYERERNKLLEELSRNSKNIFGKRQEIAEEITEKTNNFVQVKIEHEKDRELYENFVMEMLNGSGIRDTKSNPNKQRIALIHPIDLVKFVRNGQIEELAKQASVAKNIAEKAIYHFKNKEIFDLELQDLNDRPEIKLKLEDGTYKPITKLSPGQKCTAILSIAMLKKDKPLIVDQPEDAIDNSFIRQQIVEGLRAIKNKRQIILATHNANIPVLGDAELIMVMKAEENKGEIVCCGAIDRQAIKDYVTSLLEGGKEAFTMRLEKYGF, encoded by the coding sequence TTGGAAGATATTGAAACGCTGGATAATGGTGCAAAGTTTTACAAATGCGATTTACATATTCATACACCGGCATCTTACGATTTTACTGAGAAAACGATCACTCCCAAAGATATTATTGAAACTGCTATTAAAAAAGGATTAAAAGTAATCGCAATTACAGACCATAATACGAGTAAATGGTGCAAGGACTTGATTGAAGCAGCAAAAGGAACTGAATTATGCATATTACCCGGAGTAGAGATAACATGTTCAGACGGTATAAAAAATATTCACTTGATTGCTCTTTTTCCCAAAGATAAAAGTAAACGAATTCAGGATTTATTATCTAAAATTAAAATTAATGTAGAAGAGCAAGAAAATCCGACTGGAGAGACGCATAGCGAATACAATGTCGTCAATGTTCTTAATGTAATTAAAGAGTTAGGTGGTTTTGCAATTGCACCACATGCGGATAGCGTGAATGGTATTGCATCTGGAAAAGAGGGAATTCCCAGAGTCGACATTATAAAACACCCCGCTTTAATGAGTGTGGAAACAAAAAATGAGAAGACAAAGAAGTGTTTAGATGGTAGCGATTCTGTATATAATAGAAAATTGGCTTGTATCAGAAGTTCTGATAATCATTCACTGGATGGAATTGGCTCAGAATCGACCTTCATAAAATTAGATATGTTGGATTTTGAAGGGTTGCGTCAAGCATTCTTAGACCCCGATTCGCGTATTAGAGAAGTAGAAGAATCCATCGAATACCCATTAATTATCGGAATGATCTTCGAAGGTGGATTTTTAGACGGGCATGTGCTTCATTTTAATAAAAATTTGAATTGCTTAATTGGAAGTAGAGGAACGGGAAAATCTACGATTATAGAGCTTTTGAGGTATGCATTAAATGATTCACCAGATGAGATGCTTCAAAAGGTAGAAACCCAACGGCAAGGTTTAATAAAGTATACCCTTGGTGATGGGGGAAAGGTAACTGTATTTATAAAAACTAGTGCTGGTCAGGTATACCAAATTGAAAGGGCATTTGATGATGAAACCAAGATACTTGATGATAAAGGCAATCAAATTCAAGTTTCAGTGAACGACTTATTTAAAATTGAAGCCTATAGTCAGGAAGAAGTCGTGGAGATTGCTAAAAAACCTTCGATTCAGCTTGACATGATTGATAGCCATGCTGATATTAAAGATTTGGTGACCGAAAAAGAGACCATTAAAAAGAAATTAAAGAAAAATGCAAAAGAACTCGGTGAAGAAATTGCACAGGTAGACGAGTGGTCGACGGAAGTCGCTCAGCTAGGTATAATAAATCACCAACTTATGGTGCTGGATGAGCATGGGTTGAAAGATCGATTAAAAATTCAACGAATTTGGGAAAATGACAAAAGAATTATACAAAAAATTCGTGAAGAAATTGAAAAGGAGATTAAAAGATGCGATGATTGGTGTAGTATAGATTCAGTTGAAGTACCAGTTGCGAGTGATGAATTTGCCAATCCAAAGGTTATCGAACTTTGCCGTAATGCTCTAATAGAGGCAAAACAAAAACAAATGGCTTTAAAGAAAGAAGAATTAAAAATCTGGCAAACAACAAAAATTAATTTTGAAAAGTTTTTAATGGAATGGAATAAGAATTATACAAACCAGAAGGAAGCATATCGGGAATTGCTCAAACAATTGCAAAAAGAAGGAATTCAAGAACCTAGTAATTACTTGAAATTAGAGGATCGCAAAAAAGATTTAGAATTACTGGCAAATAGAGTTGAAGAAAAAAGAAAAAGTATAAAAAAATACGAAAGAGAAAGAAATAAACTATTAGAAGAGCTCTCTCGTAACAGTAAAAATATTTTTGGAAAAAGGCAAGAAATTGCCGAAGAAATTACTGAAAAAACTAATAATTTTGTTCAAGTTAAAATCGAACATGAAAAAGATAGAGAATTATATGAGAATTTTGTAATGGAAATGCTTAATGGATCGGGTATACGCGATACAAAAAGTAATCCTAATAAACAAAGAATAGCTTTAATTCATCCAATTGATTTAGTGAAATTTGTAAGAAATGGACAAATTGAAGAATTAGCAAAACAAGCTAGTGTAGCTAAAAATATTGCCGAGAAAGCCATATACCACTTTAAAAACAAAGAGATATTTGATTTGGAACTCCAAGATTTAAATGATAGACCAGAAATAAAATTAAAATTAGAAGATGGAACATACAAACCTATAACAAAATTATCTCCTGGTCAAAAATGTACCGCTATATTATCCATTGCAATGTTAAAGAAAGACAAACCATTAATTGTAGATCAACCAGAAGATGCAATAGATAATTCATTCATTAGGCAGCAGATTGTAGAAGGGCTTAGAGCAATAAAAAATAAACGGCAGATAATACTTGCAACGCATAATGCAAATATTCCAGTTTTGGGCGATGCAGAATTAATCATGGTTATGAAAGCTGAAGAGAATAAAGGTGAAATTGTTTGTTGTGGTGCAATTGATAGACAAGCAATAAAAGATTATGTAACATCTTTACTTGAAGGTGGAAAAGAAGCATTCACGATGAGATTAGAAAAATACGGGTTTTGA
- a CDS encoding cytochrome c3 family protein: MKYQTVAGLVVIWLVLATGLAEAGTLTVSLSPSLDGNGTIKAASITKAVLSSIDGALPDGSFVVSSGGYGIKFNTSYKNATIINGTAKFNLSTGDVSSGYYSGSQLEGASVMRINDLNDDLIPTRIDDPTKDIHQYVGEKLRVSVIGNLSDPTYRIETFSKGQGKNPVVKCTDGTGVIFDSIYIIISLKTNPQELEIKAIRDGLEMSQPGNFSGNILIISAERITNFTPTAPTHPSTSTAINPLFSKWVFGHGDDYGGNDSKCSNCHGNLDTKPASFSEITVNNGFCFRCHNGKGGADAGFAGQVGCMHPYPPPPELMITPTPTVTPTAIPTTATPKTSAFEALSAIAALLSVLLIKRK, encoded by the coding sequence ATGAAATACCAGACCGTTGCGGGACTTGTGGTAATATGGCTCGTATTAGCTACAGGTCTCGCAGAGGCTGGAACATTGACGGTCAGTCTGTCACCAAGCCTTGACGGCAATGGAACTATCAAAGCAGCGTCCATCACGAAGGCTGTACTTTCCTCAATCGATGGCGCGTTACCAGATGGCTCGTTTGTCGTCAGCAGTGGTGGATATGGTATAAAGTTTAATACTTCATATAAAAATGCAACTATTATTAATGGCACAGCAAAGTTTAATCTTAGTACAGGAGATGTCAGCAGTGGGTATTATAGTGGCTCACAATTGGAGGGGGCATCTGTGATGCGGATAAATGACCTCAACGATGATCTCATTCCAACACGCATTGATGACCCGACGAAGGATATCCACCAGTATGTGGGAGAGAAGTTGCGGGTATCTGTTATAGGCAACCTTTCAGACCCAACCTATCGAATCGAAACGTTCTCCAAAGGGCAGGGTAAGAATCCAGTAGTTAAGTGTACTGATGGCACTGGAGTGATATTTGATAGTATCTATATCATAATATCTCTGAAAACCAACCCGCAGGAACTCGAAATTAAAGCTATTCGCGACGGACTCGAAATGTCTCAGCCTGGTAACTTTTCGGGAAATATATTAATCATTAGTGCGGAGAGAATAACCAACTTTACACCAACCGCACCAACTCATCCGAGCACTTCGACCGCGATCAATCCACTCTTCTCCAAATGGGTATTCGGCCACGGCGATGATTATGGTGGAAATGACAGCAAATGCAGTAACTGCCACGGAAATCTTGACACGAAACCAGCAAGCTTCTCTGAGATCACTGTCAACAACGGTTTTTGCTTCAGGTGCCACAACGGAAAAGGCGGTGCTGACGCAGGGTTCGCAGGACAAGTCGGCTGCATGCATCCATACCCGCCACCCCCCGAATTGATGATAACACCAACCCCAACAGTCACACCGACGGCAATACCAACGACTGCAACACCAAAAACATCTGCGTTCGAAGCACTTTCGGCAATTGCGGCTTTGCTGTCAGTGCTATTAATCAAAAGAAAGTAA
- a CDS encoding type II toxin-antitoxin system VapC family toxin — MDLILDTSIIIEIFGGNQRILELLRKYGNKVFGIASITEFELFCVDLKEREITMLDSLPACDFDKKAGRIGGNIFKDMKKAGKMPKIKDLLIAATCIANNKRLITGDGDFESFKKYGLDVEVI, encoded by the coding sequence ATGGATTTAATTCTGGACACGAGTATAATTATAGAAATTTTCGGCGGTAATCAAAGGATTCTCGAACTTTTGAGAAAATATGGAAACAAAGTGTTTGGGATAGCCTCTATAACGGAATTTGAGCTGTTTTGCGTTGATTTAAAAGAGAGAGAAATAACAATGCTTGATAGCCTTCCAGCATGTGATTTTGATAAAAAAGCAGGAAGAATTGGGGGAAATATTTTTAAGGATATGAAGAAAGCCGGAAAGATGCCTAAGATAAAGGATTTACTGATTGCTGCAACCTGCATAGCTAACAATAAGCGACTGATAACAGGCGATGGAGATTTTGAGTCTTTCAAGAAATATGGGCTGGATGTGGAGGTAATCTGA
- a CDS encoding DUF2240 family protein, protein MGSSKSDLIYTVSMPFLRKGKEALKESELVLALSIDLNWFTPEQAKNVLIQAEKSGILKREGEMISPAFDLSGVEIPSGFKPEPGVFEKKTVFDRIIERIISGTGMEKRKVIALINKKQEELAKMVLIEVSAILVALENGVLVDDLIEEEYEALMNSSS, encoded by the coding sequence ATGGGTTCATCAAAGTCTGACCTTATTTATACAGTTTCAATGCCTTTTCTAAGAAAAGGAAAAGAGGCGCTGAAAGAGAGTGAGCTCGTGCTTGCGCTCTCCATTGATTTGAACTGGTTCACCCCGGAGCAGGCCAAGAATGTGTTGATTCAAGCCGAGAAATCAGGAATTTTAAAAAGAGAAGGGGAGATGATATCCCCGGCATTTGATTTATCCGGGGTGGAGATACCTTCGGGATTCAAGCCTGAACCTGGCGTTTTTGAGAAAAAAACCGTGTTTGACAGGATTATCGAGCGCATTATATCGGGCACAGGCATGGAAAAGCGAAAAGTGATAGCCCTGATCAATAAAAAACAGGAAGAGCTTGCAAAGATGGTTTTAATCGAGGTCAGCGCCATTCTGGTTGCGCTGGAGAATGGAGTATTGGTGGATGACCTCATCGAAGAGGAATACGAGGCTTTGATGAATTCCTCATCTTAA
- a CDS encoding exosome complex RNA-binding protein Csl4, with the protein MRKYRGIVIRIKRKKIATRRKLGKGDIGEKKEKEENELELEEEVEEEIQETAQELEKPEEIAREPEEKGTTVLPGDLIGTSEEFTPKIGTYVDKGNIYASISGIVRINTKERSISVAPVTNTPPHLQVGDIVIGQVTDVKDSVALVEIAGIKGKGEREIVNAEQAAIHVSNVKDAYVKELYNEFAPFDIVKARVIDMRNMRLTTVNKELGVMKAYCGNCRAVLKKDDGRLKCPKCERTETRKISSDYGTGVI; encoded by the coding sequence TTGAGAAAATATAGAGGGATAGTTATTAGAATTAAAAGAAAGAAAATAGCAACGAGGAGAAAGCTCGGAAAAGGCGATATTGGAGAAAAAAAGGAAAAGGAAGAAAACGAGCTTGAGTTAGAGGAAGAAGTTGAAGAAGAGATACAGGAAACTGCGCAAGAGTTAGAGAAACCCGAAGAAATAGCAAGAGAACCGGAAGAAAAAGGCACAACAGTCTTGCCCGGAGACCTCATTGGAACTTCAGAAGAATTCACCCCAAAAATCGGAACTTACGTGGATAAGGGGAACATATACGCATCTATCAGCGGGATCGTAAGGATAAATACCAAAGAGCGTTCCATTTCAGTCGCTCCTGTTACCAATACACCTCCCCATCTCCAGGTCGGGGATATCGTTATCGGTCAGGTTACCGATGTAAAAGATTCTGTTGCCCTGGTAGAGATTGCAGGGATAAAAGGAAAAGGAGAACGGGAGATTGTAAACGCAGAGCAGGCTGCAATCCATGTCTCAAACGTAAAGGATGCGTATGTCAAGGAATTATACAACGAATTTGCGCCTTTTGACATCGTAAAAGCGAGGGTGATAGACATGAGGAACATGCGCCTCACCACAGTAAATAAGGAACTCGGGGTCATGAAGGCTTACTGCGGCAATTGCAGGGCTGTATTGAAAAAAGATGACGGCAGGCTTAAATGTCCTAAATGTGAAAGAACGGAGACAAGAAAAATATCCTCTGATTACGGGACAGGAGTTATTTAG
- the proB gene encoding glutamate 5-kinase: MIMEPHAVDRKELFRDTKRIVLKIGTSSLTREDGGFNRRLTEDIATQVAQLGKLGKTVIIVSSGAIGIGVEELKLKERPREIPLRQAAAAVGQNILMQEWMAAFNKHNLKVAQILLTYEAFSNRMTYLNLRNSISALLEAGAIPIINENDPICVHEIEATFGDNDRLSAMVASKVEAELLILLSDIDGLYDKNPKKNENAKLISIIEKITPEIESYGGSPTSMKGVGGMRTKIEAAKITSLAGCHMVIANSEIDDVVIRIMNGENIGTLFLAKDGKHKNRTRWIILSKASGKLIVDKGAERAIKKSMGLLPSGIIEVAGMFDRGDIIEIESDGCVFAKGITDYASSELNKIKGKHSNMIEGILGYKNYDEVMRKGNIGLL; the protein is encoded by the coding sequence ATGATAATGGAGCCTCACGCTGTTGACAGGAAGGAGCTTTTCAGGGATACCAAAAGAATTGTCCTGAAGATAGGGACTTCATCCCTGACAAGGGAGGACGGAGGTTTTAACCGAAGGTTGACCGAAGACATAGCAACGCAGGTCGCGCAGCTTGGAAAGCTTGGGAAAACGGTGATTATCGTAAGCTCAGGCGCCATCGGGATCGGGGTCGAGGAGCTGAAATTGAAAGAGCGACCAAGGGAAATCCCGCTCCGGCAGGCGGCGGCAGCCGTGGGTCAGAATATCCTGATGCAGGAATGGATGGCTGCGTTCAACAAACACAACCTCAAGGTGGCGCAGATATTGTTGACCTACGAAGCCTTCTCAAACAGGATGACGTATCTCAATCTTCGAAACAGCATCTCGGCGCTGTTAGAGGCTGGAGCGATACCCATAATCAATGAGAACGACCCGATCTGCGTGCATGAGATAGAAGCCACCTTCGGGGATAATGACAGGCTCTCTGCCATGGTGGCAAGCAAGGTTGAGGCTGAGCTTCTGATTCTTTTATCCGACATCGACGGCTTATACGACAAAAACCCCAAGAAAAACGAAAATGCAAAGCTCATAAGCATTATCGAAAAAATCACGCCTGAAATAGAGAGCTATGGAGGAAGCCCGACAAGCATGAAAGGCGTTGGAGGTATGAGGACAAAGATAGAGGCGGCGAAGATAACCTCCCTGGCAGGATGCCACATGGTGATTGCAAACAGCGAGATTGATGATGTGGTTATAAGGATCATGAACGGCGAGAACATAGGGACGCTTTTCCTTGCGAAGGATGGAAAACACAAAAACAGGACGCGCTGGATAATCCTTTCAAAGGCGTCTGGAAAGCTCATCGTGGATAAAGGCGCTGAAAGAGCCATAAAAAAGAGCATGGGGCTTTTGCCTTCAGGGATTATCGAGGTAGCAGGGATGTTTGACAGGGGCGATATTATCGAGATCGAAAGCGATGGATGCGTTTTCGCAAAAGGTATCACGGATTATGCGTCTTCAGAGTTGAACAAAATCAAGGGGAAACATTCGAATATGATTGAAGGGATACTCGGATACAAGAATTACGATGAAGTTATGAGGAAGGGTAACATAGGGCTGCTGTAA